In a single window of the Platichthys flesus chromosome 5, fPlaFle2.1, whole genome shotgun sequence genome:
- the chtf18 gene encoding chromosome transmission fidelity protein 18 homolog, whose translation MDEYDELFEIQDEFEDQFADELEVLAQMEDEAPKADGHQTRAKGDDISDIDQLLESPQAKRQKQEQGVVKRLFSKSPTQENKVPSQNADVTPPSSPEQYEPPRPFRSTPAVLDISGFDAIPETPWRPPTVVPASLCVLKRPPLDGEYISVTDSSGSRVYLRQKEELGTKVVDTRVAPNSQGALGLLAVPLRVLREEEAERRHQQVVLESQRLTELLASRVNDGLVESESRGDEDHEDPEDPNDTEGRRSRLWVDRFSPRHYTELLSDDFTNRCLLKWLKLWDTVVFGRERKSRPVRPERQPAQQQYSFKPNQGNPNPIRFKTKIEMTEEILEAELDQYKRPKYKVTLLSGPPGLGKTTLAHVIAKHAGYNVVEINASDDRSAEVFQKRIDTATQMKSVLGGNERPNCLIIDEIDGAPAAAISILLATLNRKDGHGGESGTETAKKKKKKESILLRPIICICNDLYVPALRPLRLQAFLLAFPQTQPSRLAQRLTEISLHQGMKTDTGTLISLCEKTDNDIRSCINTLQFLHGRGHKQVNTKTIQCVSVGQKDQNKGLFHLWQEIFQLPRTKRKRIGEGFDGTPGPGVGAQRFQHILHLSSSSGEYEKVSQGLYDNYLSMRVRDPNMDGVCEALDWLSFSDRLNQQILHNQNFSLMRYLPFLSVTFHFLFANTHVPRISYPHSQYEATTRLLASRNALSSMLADIPPSIRTRISHLSLSLDILTLLLNIISPKLRPVNPQLFSSREKEQMRELINTMLAYNLSYRQDRTPEGQYTYVLEPRVEEVVRFPGLPPHRQLTYQAKQTISREMEQEKMRRAEQLMMQRNPAAPQKKEEKKSVGQTSTSNHQQRLETIVKQTTVEIRPEVDFFGRTIAPKPQRTQLSSDTGEKCPVLAMGAAVGNSDVWFRFNEGMSNAVRRNVYIRELL comes from the exons ATGGACGAATATGACGAACTGTTCGAGATCCAGGATGAATTCGAGGACCAGTTCGCGGACGAGCTGGAGGTTCTGGCTCAGATGGAGG ACGAAGCTCCCAAGGCGGACGGACATCAGACTCGGGCTAAAGGAGACGACATTTCAGACATAGACCAACTGCTGGAGT CTCCACAGGCGAAACGGCAGAAGCAGGAACAGGGTGTGGTCAAGCGGCTTTTCAGCAAATCACCAACTCAAGAGAACAAAGTCCCATCGCAGAATGCTGACGTCACACCCCCATCCTCTCCAGAGCAGTATGAACCACCTCGCCCCTTCAG GTCTACTCCTGCTGTGTTGGACATCAGTGGCTTTGATGCGATCCCAGAGACGCCCTGGCGACCTCCTACAGTGGTGccagcttctctgtgtgtgctgaAGCGACCTCCGTTAGATGGAGAGTACATCAGTGTGACGGACTCGTCGGGGAGTCGGGTTTACctcagacagaaagaagaatTAGGGACAAAG GTAGTGGATACCAGAGTGGCACCAAACTCCCAGGGTGCACTGGGGCTGCTGGCAGTGCCATTAAGGGtgctgagagaggaagaagctgaGAGG CGCcatcagcaggttgtgttgGAATCTCAgcgcctcacagagctgcttgccag CCGTGTGAACGATGGGCTTGTTGAGTCTGAGAGCCGAGGAGATGAAGATCATGAAGATCCTGAAGATCCTAATGACACAGAAGGTCGAAGGTCGCGTCTCTGGGTCGACAGATTTTCTCCCCGACACTACACAGAGCTACTCAGTGATGAT TTTACCAACCGCTGTCTGCTCAAGTGGCTGAAACTTTGGGACACTGTTGTGTttggaagagagaggaagtccCGCCCTGTCCGCCCTGAAAGACAGCCTGCCCAACAACAGTACTCGTTCAAACCCAACCAAGGCAACCCGAATCCAATTCGCTTCAAGACCAAGATAGAGATGACTGAGGAGATACTGGAGGCGGAACTGGATCAGTACAAACGACCCAAATACAAG GTAACATTGTTGTCCGGGCCTCCAGGTTTGGGGAAGACCACCCTGGCTCATGTTATCGCCAAACACGCTGGATACAATGTCGTGGAAATCAATGCCAG tgaTGACCGTAGTGCAGAGGTTTTCCAGAAACGCATCGACACCGCGACGCAGATGAAGTCCGTGCTGGGAGGCAACGAGAGACCAAACTGTCTCATTATTGATGAGATTGATGGAGCGCCGGCG GCTGCCATCAGCATTCTGTTAGCAACTCTGAACAGGAAAGACGGACATGGCGGCGAGAGCGGAACAGAGACTgcgaagaagaaaaagaagaaggagtcCATCCTGCTTCGACCAATCATCTGCATCTGTAACGACCT TTATGTTCCAGCGCTCCGGCCTCTCAGGCTGCAGGCCTTCCTCCTGGCTTTCCCTCAGACTCAGCCTTCCCGCCTTGCACAGAGACTGACTGag ATTTCTCTCCATCAGGGAATGAAGACGGACACAGGCACTCTGATTTCCCTGTGTGAGAAGACAGACAACGACATCAGGTCTTGCATCAACACACTGCAG TTCCTCCACGGCCGTGGCCACAAGCAGGTCAACACCAAGACGAtccagtgtgtctctgtgggacAGAAGGATCAGAACAAAGGCTTGTTCCATCTGTGGCAGGAGATCTTCCAGTTACCACGAACAAAACG gAAACGCATTGGGGAAGGGTTTGACGGGACACCAGGCCCAGGAGTGGGAGCTCAGAGGTTTCAGCACATTCTACACTTGTCTTCATCCAGTGGAGAGTATGAGAAGGTTTCTCAG GGTCTGTATGATAATTATCTGTCCATGCGCGTGAGGGACCCCAACATGGACGGTGTGTGCGAGGCTCTGGATTGGCTCTCGTTCTCAGACCGGTTAAACCAACAGATTCTGCACAACCAGAACTTCTCCCTGATGAGATACCTGCCCTTCCTGTCCGTCACGTTCCACTTCCTGTTCGCCAACACGCACGTGCCCCGCATCAGTTATCCCCACAGCCAGTACGAG GCCACCACCCGTCTCCTCGCCAGTAGGAACGCCTTGTCCTCCATGTTGGCTGATATCCCACCATCCATCAGAACCAGGATCAGCcacctcagtctgtctctggaCATTCTCACGCTGCTCCTCAACATCATCAGTCCAAAACTACGGCCT GTGAATCCTCAGctgttcagcagcagagagaaggagcagaTGCGGGAGCTGATCAACACCATGTTGGCCTACAACCTCTCCTACAGGCAGGACCGTACGCCTGAGGGCCAGTACACATACGTGCTGGAGCC gcgTGTTGAGGAGGTTGTGAGATTTCCAGGCCTGCCACCACATCGCCAGCTGACTTATCAGGCCAAACAAACCATCAGCCGGGAGATGGAGcaagagaagatgaggagggcTGAGCAACTGATGATGCAGCGAAACCCTGCAGCG CCgcagaaaaaggaagaaaaaaagagtgttGGTCAAACATCAACCAGTAACCATCAGCAGAGGCTGGAGACCATTGTCAAACAGACCACAGTGGAGATCAGG CCGGAGGTGGATTTCTTCGGTCGCACCATCGCCCCCAAACCTCAGAGAACCCAGCTTTCCTCAGACACAG GGGAGAAATGTCCGGTTCTTGCGATGGGAGCCGCGGTGGGAAACAGTGACGTGTGGTTCCGGTTCAACGAGGGCATGTCCAACGCTGTCAGGCGAAATGTTTACATCAGAGAACTACTGTAA
- the LOC133953449 gene encoding E3 ubiquitin-protein ligase RBBP6-like: MPLVDYRFFARPEYSTVTFDGLYITLSELKKQIMGRESLEATDWDLQITNAQTCEIYTDDEAHIPGLSSVIVKTFIANRISKAAVISPTPTDAPLSIAQLAKMSNLVDANASEDDKIEAMKLQSNFYYASINYPKKAVGSPPANYICYRCGKAGHYVRQCPMLLSVEGPKPVRISEGIPQSFMVKADPGTKGAMLTSTGEYAIPAIDSEAYTQGKKAHPPFVPHDQSSHENDSGPIPQELMCPICNDVMTDAVVIPCCGYSYCEICKFFLVSGWPYCTHANMQMFHPMLSLPTTFFDR, encoded by the exons ATGCCGTTAGTTGACTATAGGTTTTTTGCACGACCGGAATACAGCACAGTCACTTTTGATGGGTTGTATATCACCCTCAGCGAGCTCAAAAAGCAGATTATGGGCCGGGAGAGCCTCGAGGCCACAGACTGGGACCTGCAGATCACAAATGCGCAGACTTGTGAAA TATATACCGATGATGAAGCCCACATCCCGGGACTCTCCTCCGTGATTGTAAAGACGTTCATTGC aaaTCGTATTTCCAAAGCTGCAGTTATATCGCCTACACCG ACGGATGCTCCTCTGTCGATCGCACAACTCGCCAAG ATGTCTAACCTGGTCGACGCAAATGCATCAGAGGATGACAAGATCGAAGCCATGAAGTTGCAGTCAAACTTTTACTATGCATCGATAAA TTATCCCAAGAAAGCAGTTGGATCTCCACCCGCTAACTATATCTGTTATCGGTGTGGAAAGGCTGGTCATTACGTTCGACAGTGCCCCATGCTGTTG AGTGTGGAGGGACCTAAACCAGTCAGGATTAGTGAGGGGATTCCTCAGAGTTTCATGGTGAAAGCAGATCCTGGAACCAAAGGAGCCATGTTAACCAGCACTGGAGAATATGCAATACCTGCAATAGATTC GGAAGCGTACACACAAGGAAAGAAGGCGCACCCCCCCTTTGTTCCACATGACCAGTCATCACATGAGAACGATTCAGGCCCAATCCCTCAGGAACTCATGTGTCCAATCTGCAACGACGTGATGACAGACGCAGTAGTTATACCCTGCTGCGGATACAGTTACTGCGAAATTTGTAAGTTCTTTCTC GTATCCGGATGGCCTTACTGCACCCATGCCAACATGCAGATGTTTCACCCGATGCTCTCACTCCCAACAACTTTCTTCGACAGGTAA
- the gng13a gene encoding guanine nucleotide-binding protein G(I)/G(S)/G(O) subunit gamma-13a encodes MEEFDVPQMRREVESLQYQLAINREKSSITVTELVKWIEGCVCEDPFLNPELMRANPWVEKGKCVIL; translated from the exons ATGGAGGAGTTTGACGTCCCACAGATgaggagagaagtggaaagCCTTCAGTATCAGCTGGCGATCAACAGAGAGAAATCCTCCATCACTGTTACCGA GCTGGTGAAGTGGATCGAgggttgtgtctgtgaagatCCGTTCCTCAACCCGGAGCTGATGAGAGCCAACCCCTGGGTGGAGAAGGGCAAGTGTGTGATCCTCTAA